Proteins encoded by one window of Streptomyces sp. NBC_01571:
- a CDS encoding nitroreductase family deazaflavin-dependent oxidoreductase: protein MARGALPGVRLVQKVSSTRTFARVAPRLVPAVDRAVHRLTRGRVLLSARMLPGVVLTTRGARSGLARRTPLACMPEGADAAGWLLVGSNFGRADHPAWTANLLAHPDAEVNWKGTDIPVTARLLAGEEREAAWKAALVFWPPYATYQARIDREIRLFRITRR, encoded by the coding sequence ATGGCCCGCGGAGCGCTCCCCGGAGTGCGGCTCGTGCAGAAGGTGTCCTCGACCCGGACCTTCGCCCGCGTCGCGCCGCGTCTCGTCCCCGCCGTGGACCGCGCGGTGCACCGGCTGACCCGCGGCAGAGTGCTGCTCAGCGCGCGGATGCTGCCGGGCGTCGTCCTCACGACGCGCGGAGCGAGGAGCGGGCTGGCCCGGCGGACACCGCTGGCCTGCATGCCGGAGGGGGCCGACGCGGCCGGCTGGCTGCTGGTCGGCTCCAACTTCGGACGCGCGGACCATCCGGCGTGGACCGCCAATCTGCTCGCCCACCCGGACGCCGAGGTGAACTGGAAGGGCACGGACATCCCGGTGACGGCCCGGCTGCTGGCGGGGGAGGAGCGGGAGGCGGCCTGGAAGGCGGCGCTGGTGTTCTGGCCGCCGTACGCCACGTACCAGGCGCGGATCGACCGTGAGATCCGGCTGTTCCGGATCACGCGCCGCTGA
- a CDS encoding acyl-CoA dehydrogenase family protein, whose translation MDARFTPEQDEIRRTLRELLLKRCGPDEVRAAVRTAAGYDTGLWDTFAQQLGLPGLALPERYGGVGCSVTELALACEESGRALAPSPLISTAVLAAPLILALGTGDQRAALLPRVAGGELTAALAVPGAGLPTALGLVGDHHGDWAGGGRAGGVQARRADGGWRLYGQAAHVLDGHSARLLVVAAHTGGFARSRTSLFLVREGADGLVRTRQTSLDETRAQARVELRDVAAEPLGDGADALGALAGLGRSAAAVLAAEAVGAADRALERTVEYVRQREQFGRAIGTFQAVKHRLADVYVRVQAARSAAYYAAWAAGDGGGRERVGGLALAQALEALRTAAAEGIQLHGGIGFTWEHEAHLYFKRASGDELLFGPVHRLRAHAADDARLFEGGEVVV comes from the coding sequence ATGGACGCCCGTTTCACCCCCGAACAGGACGAGATCCGCCGCACCCTCCGGGAACTCCTGCTCAAGCGGTGCGGCCCGGACGAGGTGCGGGCGGCCGTGCGGACCGCCGCCGGATACGACACCGGCCTGTGGGACACGTTCGCCCAGCAGCTCGGTCTGCCGGGGCTCGCCCTTCCCGAGCGGTACGGCGGAGTCGGCTGCTCGGTCACCGAACTCGCCCTCGCCTGCGAGGAGTCGGGTCGAGCCCTGGCGCCCTCGCCGCTGATCTCCACGGCTGTCCTGGCGGCCCCGCTGATCCTGGCCCTGGGTACCGGGGACCAGCGCGCCGCGCTGCTGCCCCGGGTCGCGGGCGGCGAACTGACCGCGGCCCTGGCGGTGCCGGGTGCCGGGCTCCCCACCGCCCTCGGACTGGTCGGCGACCACCACGGGGACTGGGCGGGCGGAGGGCGCGCCGGCGGGGTGCAGGCCCGGCGGGCCGACGGCGGCTGGCGGCTCTACGGGCAGGCGGCCCATGTGCTCGACGGACACAGCGCGCGGCTCCTGGTGGTGGCCGCACACACCGGAGGCTTCGCCAGGTCGCGGACCTCGCTCTTCCTCGTACGGGAGGGCGCCGACGGGCTCGTACGGACACGGCAGACCTCGCTGGACGAGACGAGGGCGCAGGCCCGGGTGGAGCTGAGGGACGTGGCGGCCGAGCCGCTGGGGGACGGCGCCGACGCGCTCGGCGCGCTGGCCGGCCTCGGCCGGAGTGCCGCCGCCGTACTCGCCGCGGAGGCCGTGGGCGCCGCCGACCGGGCGTTGGAGCGGACCGTCGAGTACGTGCGGCAGCGGGAACAGTTCGGGCGGGCCATCGGGACCTTCCAGGCGGTCAAGCACCGCCTCGCGGACGTGTACGTGCGGGTGCAGGCGGCGCGCTCGGCCGCCTACTACGCGGCCTGGGCGGCCGGCGACGGCGGCGGCCGCGAACGGGTCGGGGGGCTCGCGCTCGCCCAGGCCCTGGAGGCGCTGCGCACAGCCGCCGCCGAAGGGATCCAGCTGCACGGGGGCATCGGCTTCACCTGGGAGCACGAGGCCCACCTGTACTTCAAGCGGGCGTCCGGCGACGAACTGCTCTTCGGGCCCGTGCACCGGCTGCGGGCGCACGCGGCCGACGACGCGCGCCTCTTCGAGGGCGGGGAGGTGGTGGTCTGA
- a CDS encoding acetyl-CoA acetyltransferase, which yields MTPGKRKAAVVGVALSGCGRVDDATPYTLHAQAARRALADAGLDRARVDGFASAGLGTLPPAEVAEYLGLRPAWVDSTAVGGSTWEVMAAHAADAIAAGHARAVLLVYGSTARADIKAGRRTGDLSFGARGPLQFEVPYGHTLIAKYAMAARRHMHQYGTTLEQLASVAVQARANAALNPEAMFRAPITVDDVLSGPMIADPFTKLHCCLRSDGGAAVLLVAEEYVRDCRTAPVWILGTGEHVSHTTMSEWADFTVSPAAVSGRLAFERAGVRPDEIDVAEVYDAFTYMTLVTLEDLGFCAKGEGGAFVDAGKGRLLVGGELPVNTDGGGLSAQHPGMRGLFLLVEAVRQLRGEADGHQVRLADGEPPRLAVASGTGGWFCSSGTVVLGR from the coding sequence ATGACTCCGGGGAAGCGCAAGGCCGCCGTGGTGGGTGTCGCCCTCTCCGGCTGCGGCCGGGTGGACGACGCGACCCCCTACACCCTGCACGCGCAGGCCGCCCGCCGGGCGCTCGCGGACGCGGGCCTGGACCGGGCGCGGGTCGACGGCTTCGCCTCGGCCGGGCTCGGCACACTCCCCCCGGCCGAGGTCGCCGAGTATCTCGGGCTGCGGCCCGCGTGGGTCGACTCGACCGCCGTCGGCGGCTCCACCTGGGAGGTCATGGCGGCGCACGCGGCCGACGCGATCGCGGCCGGCCACGCGCGCGCCGTCCTCCTCGTGTACGGGTCGACGGCGCGCGCGGACATCAAGGCGGGCCGCCGCACCGGCGACCTCTCCTTCGGCGCCCGGGGCCCCCTCCAGTTCGAGGTCCCCTACGGGCACACGCTCATCGCCAAGTACGCGATGGCCGCGCGCCGCCACATGCACCAGTACGGCACGACGCTCGAACAGCTCGCCTCCGTCGCCGTCCAGGCCCGCGCGAACGCGGCCCTGAACCCGGAGGCGATGTTCCGCGCCCCGATCACGGTCGACGACGTCCTGTCCGGCCCGATGATCGCCGACCCCTTCACCAAGCTGCACTGCTGCCTGCGTTCCGACGGCGGCGCGGCGGTGCTGCTGGTGGCCGAGGAGTACGTACGGGACTGCCGTACGGCCCCGGTGTGGATCCTCGGCACCGGGGAGCACGTCTCCCACACGACGATGTCCGAGTGGGCCGACTTCACGGTGTCCCCCGCGGCGGTCAGCGGGCGCCTCGCCTTCGAGCGGGCGGGGGTGCGGCCGGACGAGATCGACGTGGCCGAGGTCTACGACGCCTTCACCTACATGACGCTCGTGACGCTGGAGGACCTGGGCTTCTGCGCGAAGGGCGAGGGAGGGGCGTTCGTGGACGCGGGGAAGGGACGGCTGCTGGTGGGCGGGGAGCTGCCGGTGAACACCGACGGAGGTGGCCTGTCGGCTCAGCATCCCGGGATGCGGGGGCTGTTCCTGCTGGTCGAGGCGGTCCGGCAGCTACGCGGGGAGGCGGACGGACACCAGGTACGACTCGCGGACGGCGAACCGCCCCGGCTGGCCGTGGCGTCCGGCACCGGGGGCTGGTTCTGCTCGTCCGGGACGGTGGTGCTGGGGCGGTAG
- a CDS encoding DUF397 domain-containing protein, whose translation MNTTELTWFKSSYSNNEGEACLEIATTPTAIHIRDSKNPADAAPTLAVTPTTWTAFLRTVR comes from the coding sequence GTGAACACGACGGAACTGACCTGGTTCAAGTCCAGTTACAGCAACAACGAGGGCGAGGCCTGTCTCGAAATAGCCACCACCCCCACCGCCATCCACATCCGCGACTCCAAGAACCCGGCAGACGCGGCCCCCACCCTCGCCGTCACCCCCACCACCTGGACCGCCTTCCTCCGCACCGTCCGCTGA
- a CDS encoding helix-turn-helix transcriptional regulator, protein MGRRLVGELLRIHRGRLGLTQKDAADLVHVSESCFGAYERAERIPTIDFLRDVDKALDARGALIACVEMMEEEKYPPAFVDWVRLERQARVISGYETMLIPGLLQTEAYVRALYEVRRPAYTEEEIEKHVEARLERQAVLAHNPPPYVSYVIEEAVLERPLGDQEVLREQLLHMLECNRTMKHLTIQVMPTVRRVHAGLVGPMQLMSTHEGRNLVYAEAQGGGRLIHKSEQVSDLFDLFGMLRAQAFNPEESAELIERKAGRL, encoded by the coding sequence ATGGGGCGCAGGCTGGTGGGGGAGTTGCTGCGGATTCACCGGGGGCGGCTGGGGCTGACGCAGAAGGACGCCGCCGACCTGGTGCACGTGTCCGAGTCGTGTTTCGGGGCGTACGAGCGGGCCGAGCGGATTCCGACGATCGATTTCTTGAGGGACGTGGACAAGGCACTTGATGCGCGGGGGGCGCTCATCGCGTGCGTCGAGATGATGGAGGAGGAGAAGTATCCGCCTGCCTTCGTGGATTGGGTGCGGCTGGAACGTCAGGCGCGTGTGATCAGTGGGTACGAGACCATGCTGATTCCTGGGCTGCTTCAGACGGAGGCCTACGTGCGGGCTCTGTACGAAGTGCGACGACCGGCGTACACCGAGGAAGAGATTGAGAAGCATGTTGAGGCTCGACTCGAACGGCAGGCGGTGCTGGCACACAATCCGCCGCCCTATGTGAGCTATGTGATCGAGGAGGCCGTACTGGAGCGGCCGCTCGGTGACCAGGAGGTACTGAGGGAGCAGTTGCTGCACATGCTGGAGTGCAACCGGACGATGAAGCATCTGACGATCCAGGTGATGCCGACTGTGCGGCGGGTGCATGCGGGGCTGGTCGGGCCGATGCAACTGATGAGTACCCACGAGGGGCGCAATCTCGTGTACGCCGAGGCCCAGGGCGGCGGTAGGTTGATCCACAAGTCGGAGCAGGTGAGCGATCTGTTTGACCTCTTCGGGATGTTGCGAGCCCAGGCGTTCAATCCCGAGGAGTCCGCGGAGCTCATCGAGAGGAAGGCGGGACGACTGTGA